A stretch of the Lolium perenne isolate Kyuss_39 chromosome 3, Kyuss_2.0, whole genome shotgun sequence genome encodes the following:
- the LOC127342744 gene encoding peptidyl-prolyl cis-trans isomerase CYP57, whose translation MSSVYVLEPPTKGKVVVQTTAGPIDIELWAKEAPKATRNFVQLCLEGYYDDTLFHRVIKSFLIQGGDPTGSGTGGESIYGAPFSDEFHSRLRFNHRGLLACANAGTPHSNGSQFFITLDRCDWLDKKNTIFGKVTGDSVFNLLALADIETDKDDRPVYPQKILSVEVLWNPFDDIVPRQIKKIQPAAKADADGKPKKKAVKQLNVLSFGDEVEEEENEAASFVKDKIKSIHDVLDDPRFLKVEPQIEQLSKEEEEKKNETVLSIREALISKKTDFREPEHDSENDDSPEDENEEDFDNRMRSRILKKRRELGDTRPSENSKKDKSHRKDKELPARRSDDEEEEEDDDDHQSSKSRKLSLKKKGIGSEANTERMSRGDVNLQLLNPAEQEKHLKKQRKRSLQGREEETLARLQKFKASFLSNKPANMETKADDGEDYKEWHANRLTFETSKDGMTRKDDPNDYVVVDPLLEKGKQKFNKMQAKLKKRDREWAGRSLT comes from the exons ATGTCTTCCGTGTACGTGCTGGAGCCGCCGACGAAGGGGAAGGTGGTGGTGCAGACAACGGCCGGTCCAATCGACATTGAGCTGTGGGCGAAGGAGGCTCCCAAGGCCACGCGCAACTTCGTGCAGCTATGCCTGGAGGGCTACTACGACGACACCCTCTTCCACCGCGTCATCAAGTCCTTCCTCATCCAGGGCGGTGACCCCACCGGCTCCGGCACAG GTGGTGAGAGCATCTATGGAGCCCCGTTTTCTGATGAGTTCCACTCGCGCCTGAGGTTTAACCACAGGGGTTTATTGGCGTGCGCAAATGCTGGCACACCTCATTCGAACGGAAGCCAGTTCTTCATTACTCTCGACCGTTGCGATTGGCTTGATAAGAAGAATACTATTTTCGGGAAG GTCACTGGGGATTCTGTCTTCAACCTTCTGGCCTTGGCTGATATCGAGACCGATAAAGATGATCGGCCCGTGTACCCACAGAAAATTCTCTCGGTGGAG GTACTCTGGAACCCATTTGATGATATAGTCCCAAGGCAAATTAAGAAGATTCAGCCTGCTGCCAAAGCTGATGCTGACGGTAAACCAAAAAAGAAAGCTGTGAA GCAACTTAATGTGCTTTCgtttggagatgaagtagaagagGAGGAGAATGAGGCAGCTTCCTTTGTGAAGGACAAAATAAAAAGTATCCATGACGTGTTGGACGATCCCCGTTTTCTTAAAGTGGAACCACAGATTGAACAACTA tccaaggaggaggaggagaagaaaaatGAAACTGTTCTATCTATCAGGGAGGCTTTGATCTCGAAGAAAACTGACTTCAGAGAGCCAGAGCATGATTCAGAAAATGATGATTCTCCAGAAGACGAGAACGAGGAGGATTTTGACAACAGGATGCGTTCACGAATTCTAAAAAAACGTAGGGAGCTTGGGGATACACGACCTAGTGAGAATTCCAAGAAAG ATAAATCTCATCGGAAGGATAAAGAATTACCAGCTCGCAG gagtgatgatgaagaagaagaagaagatgatgatgatcaCCAGTCATCGAAATCACGGAAACTATCCTTGAAGAAAAAAGGTATTGGCTCTGAAGCCAATACTGAAAGGATGTCCAGGGGAGATGTTAATTTGCAACTGCTAAATCCTGCTGAACAAGAGAAACATTTGAAGAAACAGAGAAAACGCAGTCTCCAGGGCCGTGAAGAGGAG ACTTTAGCAAGGTTACAGAAGTTCAAGGCCTCCTTTCTTAGTAATAAGCCTGCTAATATGGAAACAAAGGCAGATGATGGTGAGGACTACAAAGAGTGGCACGCCAATCGTCTCACTTTTGAAACTTCAAAG GATGGTATGACTAGGAAGGATGATCCAAATGACTATGTTGTGGTCGATCCTCTTCTGGAGAAAGGAAAGCAGAAGTTCAATAAGATGCAAGCGAAGCTAAAAAAGAGAGATCGTGAATGGGCTGGCAGATCTCTCACCTAA
- the LOC127342745 gene encoding uncharacterized protein isoform X2 codes for MATSSLSCSSSLVLILLLVAVTPVPGASERRLPITTTVTKCYPATNATNSTAFSADVLSLLAALPAAAEPTGFATLRSGHAFARGLCFDYAAPSVCHRCLSLAAKNLNLTSGCGANSHRAGIWSDGCFLSYADNNATTASEDALRPRVISGADPQGGSASYSELQRLASVAQFLAAPAAVNDSMLATVNATAVSWDYAARSTTRVLAQCARDRTAAECDRCLEYSALVAASCCWGLDPWRDGVAAAVLGFNCYLRFEVSTERVPLRQRIATVEAPPARGGVGARPQGSS; via the exons ATGGCGACCTCGTCGCTTTCTTGCTCCTCCTCCCTCGTCttgatcctcctcctcgtcgccgtcACGCCGGTCCCGGGCGCCTCCGAGCGACGCCTGCCCATCACGACCACCGTGACCAAGTGCTACCCAGCGACCAACGCCACCAACAGCACCGCGTTCAGCGCCGACGTGCTCTCGCTCCTCGCCGcactccccgccgccgccgagccCACGGGCTTCGCCACCCTGCGCTCCGGCCACGCGTTCGCGCGGGGCCTCTGCTTCGACTACGCCGCGCCGTCCGTGTGCCACCGGTGCCTGTCCCTGGCGGCCAAGAACCTCAACCTCACCTCAGGCTGCGGCGCCAACAGCCACAGAGCCGGCATCTGGAGCGACGGCTGCTTCCTCTCCTACGCCGACAACAATGCCACCACGGCAAGCGAGGACGCCCTGCGCCCGCGCGTCATCTCCGGCGCCGACCCGCAAGGCGGCAGCGCCTCCTACTCCGAGCTGCAGCGGCTCGCCTCCGTCGCTCAGTTCCTGGCGGCGCCCGCGGCCGTCAACGACAGCATGCTGGCCACCGTGAACGCGACCGCCGTGTCGTGGGACTACGCAGCTAGGAGCACGACGCGAGTTCTGGCGCAGTGCGCGAGGGACCGCACGGCGGCGGAGTGCGACCGGTGCCTCGAGTACTCGGCGCTGGTGGCCGCAAGCTGCTGCTGGGGACTCGACCCTTGGCGTGACGGCGTGGCGGCCGCCGTCCTTGGATTCAACTGCTACCTCCGCTTCGAGGTCTCCACCGAACGGGTGCCCCTGCGACAGAGGATCG CAACGGTGGAAGCACCTCCGGCGCGGGGTGGAGTTGGCGCACGTCCACAGGGCTCAAGCTAG
- the LOC127342745 gene encoding uncharacterized protein isoform X1 yields the protein MATSSLSCSSSLVLILLLVAVTPVPGASERRLPITTTVTKCYPATNATNSTAFSADVLSLLAALPAAAEPTGFATLRSGHAFARGLCFDYAAPSVCHRCLSLAAKNLNLTSGCGANSHRAGIWSDGCFLSYADNNATTASEDALRPRVISGADPQGGSASYSELQRLASVAQFLAAPAAVNDSMLATVNATAVSWDYAARSTTRVLAQCARDRTAAECDRCLEYSALVAASCCWGLDPWRDGVAAAVLGFNCYLRFEVSTERVPLRQRIGMVVNHYPFTTTVLFALVVLLVMGGFGHTDSDD from the exons ATGGCGACCTCGTCGCTTTCTTGCTCCTCCTCCCTCGTCttgatcctcctcctcgtcgccgtcACGCCGGTCCCGGGCGCCTCCGAGCGACGCCTGCCCATCACGACCACCGTGACCAAGTGCTACCCAGCGACCAACGCCACCAACAGCACCGCGTTCAGCGCCGACGTGCTCTCGCTCCTCGCCGcactccccgccgccgccgagccCACGGGCTTCGCCACCCTGCGCTCCGGCCACGCGTTCGCGCGGGGCCTCTGCTTCGACTACGCCGCGCCGTCCGTGTGCCACCGGTGCCTGTCCCTGGCGGCCAAGAACCTCAACCTCACCTCAGGCTGCGGCGCCAACAGCCACAGAGCCGGCATCTGGAGCGACGGCTGCTTCCTCTCCTACGCCGACAACAATGCCACCACGGCAAGCGAGGACGCCCTGCGCCCGCGCGTCATCTCCGGCGCCGACCCGCAAGGCGGCAGCGCCTCCTACTCCGAGCTGCAGCGGCTCGCCTCCGTCGCTCAGTTCCTGGCGGCGCCCGCGGCCGTCAACGACAGCATGCTGGCCACCGTGAACGCGACCGCCGTGTCGTGGGACTACGCAGCTAGGAGCACGACGCGAGTTCTGGCGCAGTGCGCGAGGGACCGCACGGCGGCGGAGTGCGACCGGTGCCTCGAGTACTCGGCGCTGGTGGCCGCAAGCTGCTGCTGGGGACTCGACCCTTGGCGTGACGGCGTGGCGGCCGCCGTCCTTGGATTCAACTGCTACCTCCGCTTCGAGGTCTCCACCGAACGGGTGCCCCTGCGACAGAGGATCG gaatggtggtgaaccattatcCTTTCACAACCACGGTGTTGTTCGCACTCGTCGTGCTTCTGGTTATGGGGGGGTTTGGCCATACTGATTCGGATGATTAA